A region of Solanum dulcamara chromosome 7, daSolDulc1.2, whole genome shotgun sequence DNA encodes the following proteins:
- the LOC129894764 gene encoding uncharacterized protein LOC129894764, giving the protein MDVTLPIEPAASNGHKFILVAIDYFTKWVEASLHKSVTKKVVIDFVHNNIVCTFGIPNSITIDNGANLNSGLMHEICEKFKIIHRNSTPYRPQMNGAVEAANKNIKRILRKMIDNYKYFQENFPFAFLSYRTTIRTSIGETPYLFVYGTEAVLPIEVEIPSLRIIQEVESSDAKWIRR; this is encoded by the coding sequence ATGGATGTCACTCTTCCTATTGAGCCAGCTGCATCAAACGGACACAAGTTTATTTTGGTAGCTATTGATTACTTCACAAAATGGGTAGAAGCATCTTTACACAAGTCTGTGACAAAGAAGGTGGTGATAGATTTTGTTCACAATAATATAGTTTGTACATTTGGCATCCCTAATTCAATTACAATAGATAATGGAGCTAATCTCAATAGTGGTTTGATGCATGAGATATGtgaaaagttcaaaattattcACCGCAATTCCACTCCTTATCGACCTCAAATGAATGGAGCAGTTGAGGCTGCCAATAagaatatcaaaagaatattgCGGAAGATGATTgataattacaaatattttcaagAGAATTTTCCATTTGCCTTCCTCAGCTATCGCACCACAATTAGGACATCGATTGGGGAAACACCTTATCTTTTTGTTTATGGAACAGAAGCAGTATTACCAATAGAAGTTGAGATACCATCCCTGAGGATAATCCAAGAAGTTGAGTCGAGTGATGCCAAATGGATACGAAGATGA